From Balneola sp. MJW-20:
TATAACCCAGCTCATCACTCATACCATATTCAGCTACCATAGCATAAGCCATGGTGGTGATCCGCTCCAGGTCATTCTGAGCACCGGTTGAGATTCGTCCGAAAATGATCTCCTCAGCTACCCTTCCTCCAAGTAGGGCACAGATCTTTTCATTGAGTTCTTCTGTGGTCATAAGGAAGCGATCTTCCAGCGGAGTCTGAAGTGTATATCCCAGGGCAGCAAGTCCACGCGGCACTATACTTACCTTCAGAACCGGATCGGTATGCTCCAGGAACCATCCTACAACAGCATGGCCGGCTTCATGATAGGCCACGATCTTCCTTTCATCAGGACTAATGAGCTTATTTTTCCGCTCCAGTCCGGCAATTACTTTCTCAATGGAATCCTGGAAGTCCACCATTTCAATGGCCTTTTTATTCCTTCTGGCTGCCAGCAGAGCGGCTTCATTACAAAGGTTCGCCAGTTCAGCACCTGCAAAACCGGGCGTTTGTGATGCAAGTACCTTTAGATCGATACGCTCTGACATCTTCAGGTTCTTGGTATGAACTTTAAGGACTTCCACCCTTCCGTTCAGATCCGGTTTGTCGATCATGATCTGACGGTCAAATCGGCCGGGACGTAAAAGCGCATTATCGAGTATATCCGGGCGGTTGGTAGCCGCCATCAGTATAACTCCTTTGTCTGAGTTAAAACCGTCCATCTCACTCAGGAGCTGGTTAAGGGTATTTTCTCTCTCATCATTTGATCCCATGGCCATTCCCCGTCCTCTGGTTCTGCCAATTGAATCGATCTCATCAATAAATATGATACATGGTGCATTTTCTTTGGCCTGTTTGAAGAGATCACGTACTCTTGCAGCACCTACCCCTACGAACATTTCAACAAAGTCGGAACCACTCAGGCTGAAGAAAGGAACACTTGCTTCACCGGCGGTAGCTTTTGCAAGCAGCGTTTTACCGGTTCCCGGAGGGCCTACTAATAACACACCTTTTGGCAGTACTCCGCCCAGTTTAGTGAATTTTTTTGGATTGCGGAGAAACTCAACGACTTCTTCCACTTCTGCTTTGGCTTCGTCCAGTCCGGCTACATCATTAAAGGTGACTTTGGTCTCCTTCTGTTTATCATACAGTGAGGCTTTATTCTTACCAATATTCAGTACCTGTTGTCCGGGATTCATTCTTCTGAAAATGAAGATCCACAGAGCGATGGCAAGTCCAATCGGTATCAGCCAAATAAATACACCACTGAACCAGTCCTCTTCAATTCGAACATCATAGACTACCTCATTGGCATCAAGGATCGGGCGAATATCATCTCCGCGCAGCATCGTGGTATTAAACCTCGGTCCTTCATTCACTTCACTGGAGAACGGAAGTGAATTGGAATCTTCGGAAGGAGGCGCAACAATTCCATCCTGGATAGCTTTATCACTGAATACTCCGTTGATCTTTACCCCGTTGGTGATGCGGATCTCATCAACATATCCCTGTTCCACATATTCGAGGAACTGACTATACTTTAAGGTATTTCCGGTATCCGGGTTAAAGAACAGGATCTGTGCAGCCAGCAAAGCAAAGAAAACAAGGAATATACCCCATGCAGGAAACTTCGGAGTGTTCCCCGGTTTATTACTACCGGGAGGCTTAATAGTCTTTTTCTTATTTGAGTTATTTTGCGCCATCAAAAATCGATTGAAAATATTTATTTAAATATAACGAAGATACAGCTTAATTGACTTCCTGTTTTAGCAAGTCTTGCATCCGTTAATGTAACCCAGGTTTGGCAAAAAACGTGCCATCTGATTTATTATGACAAATCATCAAATGACAGTACGTCGCCTTCTGCTGTCTGCATTTTCATACCCTCTTCCAAAGGTACCATACGACCAACTACGACAAAGTCATTAAATTGTGTTGCGAATTCTTCGACCTCTTTTTCGGGCAGAGTAAAGAGCAGTTCCAGGTCCTCCCCTCCAAATAAAGCATATCGGTCTACATCCTCTTCCATTTCATCGGCAACCTGCCGGGTTTCGATCGCGATCGGTAGCGCTGCCTGATACAGGTAAGCTCCGGTAGCGGATGCATCACATAGAGCACTTACTTCATTAACCAGACCCTTGGTAATATCGATCATGGATGAAGGTACCAGTCCGTTGGTATCCAGTGAATCAATCAGGTCTTTTCTGGCTTCCGGTACCAGCTGTCTTTTTACGACATACTGGTAATCTGCTAGATCCGGCTGAATATTCTCATCTTCATGCTCATTCCAGTAGTTCTTTTCTCTCATCAAGATTCTCAAGCCTGCCAGTGCTCCGCCAAGGTCACCGGTCACACATAATGCGTGACCTTCTTTTGCACCTTTACGATAACAAATCTTTTCTTCCTCAACGGTTCCCTGTACCGATATAGAAACGATCATATGAGATGGATTAGCCGTCAGGTCTCCTCCCACAATTTCTACTTCATGCTTCATTCCAGCCGAATAGATCCCCTCATAGAGTTGTTCCATCATCTGAACCGACATACGGTTAGGAACCGCAATATTTATGAGTGCTGTCTGCGGCCTGCCATTCATTGCATAAATATCACTGATCGCAGCAGAAAGCATTTTATATCCCAGGTGATT
This genomic window contains:
- the thiL gene encoding thiamine-phosphate kinase, with the translated sequence MEDQFQTIQSIGRDGLLNKLTSFDSFKRDEVIRSVGDDSAVIKPGKGLQLSTSDMFVEGVDFDLTYTPLNHLGYKMLSAAISDIYAMNGRPQTALINIAVPNRMSVQMMEQLYEGIYSAGMKHEVEIVGGDLTANPSHMIVSISVQGTVEEEKICYRKGAKEGHALCVTGDLGGALAGLRILMREKNYWNEHEDENIQPDLADYQYVVKRQLVPEARKDLIDSLDTNGLVPSSMIDITKGLVNEVSALCDASATGAYLYQAALPIAIETRQVADEMEEDVDRYALFGGEDLELLFTLPEKEVEEFATQFNDFVVVGRMVPLEEGMKMQTAEGDVLSFDDLS
- the ftsH gene encoding ATP-dependent zinc metalloprotease FtsH, which encodes MAQNNSNKKKTIKPPGSNKPGNTPKFPAWGIFLVFFALLAAQILFFNPDTGNTLKYSQFLEYVEQGYVDEIRITNGVKINGVFSDKAIQDGIVAPPSEDSNSLPFSSEVNEGPRFNTTMLRGDDIRPILDANEVVYDVRIEEDWFSGVFIWLIPIGLAIALWIFIFRRMNPGQQVLNIGKNKASLYDKQKETKVTFNDVAGLDEAKAEVEEVVEFLRNPKKFTKLGGVLPKGVLLVGPPGTGKTLLAKATAGEASVPFFSLSGSDFVEMFVGVGAARVRDLFKQAKENAPCIIFIDEIDSIGRTRGRGMAMGSNDERENTLNQLLSEMDGFNSDKGVILMAATNRPDILDNALLRPGRFDRQIMIDKPDLNGRVEVLKVHTKNLKMSERIDLKVLASQTPGFAGAELANLCNEAALLAARRNKKAIEMVDFQDSIEKVIAGLERKNKLISPDERKIVAYHEAGHAVVGWFLEHTDPVLKVSIVPRGLAALGYTLQTPLEDRFLMTTEELNEKICALLGGRVAEEIIFGRISTGAQNDLERITTMAYAMVAEYGMSDELGYISLKDSQNPDNSYGFNRKYSQATAEEIDEAVRSIIKVNHDRTLKLLNKHRDELEKLAKTLLEKEVLNHHDLRDLLGDRPHGKYPEGIFDDDARPVTNGVKSEKKEADESVKSETTPEKTTPEEKAEEESAESEKNTERSDSES